A genome region from Magnolia sinica isolate HGM2019 chromosome 8, MsV1, whole genome shotgun sequence includes the following:
- the LOC131253561 gene encoding adenine/guanine permease AZG1 yields MDPPKPLSRWNSALTRLNSSVSDSRLGKRFKLAERNTSFTTELRAGTATFLTMAYILAVNASILTDSGGTCSVSDCTPLCSSPSIPVSNCTGPNLRVITPDATCKFPPVNPGYQSCLEKTRKDLIVATAAASLIGSFIMGAFANLPLALAPGMGPNAYFAYTVVGFHGSGNVPYKTALAAVFIEGLIFLFISALGFRAKLAKLVPRPVRISSSAGIGLFLAFIGLQNNEGIGLIGYSPSTLVTLAACPSSSRASVAPVVAAANGTVSLLQGGTVSSAILCLNGRMESPTFWLGIVGFVIIAYCLIKDVKGAMIYGVVFVTAVSWFRNTSVTVFPDTDTGNSAYRYFKKVVDVHKIESTAGALSFKGMGQGAFWEALVTFLYVDILDTTGTLYSMARFAGFVDQNGDFEGQYFAFMSDAASIVVGSLLGTSPVTAFIESSTGIREGGRTGMTALTVAGYFFLAFFFTPLLASIPAWAVGPPLILVGVLMMRSVVEIDWNDMREAIPAFVTMILMPLTYSIAYGLVGGIGTYIVLNVWDWGEGYFRKGHFGKRERKVVVGATNGASSSSIEAVENNHGNSHNGSIV; encoded by the coding sequence ATGGACCCACCAAAACCCCTATCTCGCTGGAACTCGGCACTGACCCGACTCAACTCGTCTGTGTCCGATTCTCGACTCGGCAAGCGCTTCAAACTCGCCGAGCGAAACACCAGCTTCACAACCGAGCTGCGAGCCGGTACGGCTACCTTCCTGACCATGGCCTACATCCTAGCTGTCAACGCCAGCATCCTAACCGACTCAGGTGGCACGTGCTCCGTCTCCGATTGCACGCCCCTCTGCAGCTCCCCTTCCATCCCAGTCTCCAACTGTACAGGCCCCAACCTACGCGTCATCACCCCAGACGCCACGTGTAAGTTCCCACCGGTGAATCCCGGTTACCAGTCCTGCCTGGAGAAGACACGCAAGGACCTGATCGTCGCAACCGCCGCAGCCTCTCTCATCGGCTCCTTCATCATGGGTGCGTTCGCTAACCTCCCGCTCGCGTTAGCACCAGGCATGGGACCCAACGCCTACTTCGCCTACACGGTCGTCGGCTTCCATGGCTCCGGTAACGTTCCGTACAAAACCGCCCTGGCTGCCGTTTTCATCGAAGGGCTGATATTCCTCTTCATCTCCGCACTCGGATTCCGCGCCAAGCTCGCGAAGCTGGTTCCACGTCCCGTACGTATCTCGTCCTCGGCCGGGATCGGCCTCTTCCTCGCCTTCATCGGCCTCCAGAACAACGAAGGCATCGGCCTCATCGGATACAGCCCGTCCACGCTCGTGACCCTCGCCGCCTGCCCGAGCTCCTCACGTGCCTCCGTCGCCCCCGTCGTAGCGGCCGCTAACGGCACCGTTTCGCTGTTACAGGGCGGCACCGTATCGAGCGCAATTCTCTGCCTCAATGGCCGAATGGAGAGCCCGACTTTTTGGCTCGGGATTGTCGGATTCGTAATAATCGCCTACTGCCTGATAAAGGACGTAAAAGGAGCGATGATCTACGGCGTCGTCTTCGTAACTGCCGTTTCCTGGTTCCGAAACACGAGCGTAACGGTTTTTCCTGATACCGATACGGGCAACTCGGCGTACCGGTATTTCAAGAAGGTCGTGGACGTGCACAAGATCGAGTCCACCGCCGGGGCTCTGAGCTTTAAAGGGATGGGGCAAGGGGCATTTTGGGAAGCCCTTGTAACGTTTTTGTACGTCGATATTCTCGATACGACCGGCACGTTGTATTCGATGGCACGTTTCGCCGGTTTCGTTGATCAAAACGGCGATTTCGAAGGGCAGTATTTCGCTTTCATGAGTGATGCTGCGTCCATCGTGGTTGGATCTTTGCTCGGTACGTCGCCTGTAACGGCGTTTATCGAATCGTCGACTGGGATAAGGGAGGGAGGACGGACGGGAATGACGGCGTTAACGGTTGCAGGATATTTCTTTCTGGCGTTTTTCTTCACGCCACTGCTCGCGTCCATACCGGCGTGGGCGGTGGGTCCGCCGTTGATTTTAGTGGGAGTCTTGATGATGCGATCTGTGGTGGAGATTGATTGGAACGACATGAGAGAGGCGATCCCGGCGTTCGTTACGATGATTTTGATGCCGTTGACGTACTCGATCGCGTACGGACTCGTTGGAGGGATTGGGACTTATATCGTGTTGAATGTTTGGGATTGGGGGGAGGGGTATTTTAGAAAGGGCCATtttgggaagagagagaggaaagttGTGGTGGGAGCGACGAATGGGGCGTCGAGTAGCAGTATCGAAGCTGTCGAGAACAACCACGGCAACAGCCACAATGGAAGCATTgtctga